One genomic window of Pseudomonas chlororaphis subsp. piscium includes the following:
- a CDS encoding tripartite tricarboxylate transporter TctB family protein yields the protein MLLQRIFASLLLLVCLGLALMAWPYQAAFSYEPVGPRAFPLLMLGLMGLALLYMVFRPAPIKHSEDEPPLDRETLTKISICVVLLLIFAGLFEPLGFILSSILIGIPMARLYGGRWVPSAVVTTLMAIGLYLLFDRVMDVPLPLGLLDVLEN from the coding sequence ATGCTCTTACAACGCATTTTCGCCTCGCTGCTGCTCCTGGTCTGCCTGGGCCTGGCACTGATGGCCTGGCCCTACCAGGCCGCTTTTTCCTACGAACCGGTCGGCCCGCGCGCCTTTCCCCTGCTGATGCTCGGGCTGATGGGCCTGGCGCTGCTGTACATGGTGTTTCGCCCGGCGCCGATCAAGCACAGCGAAGACGAGCCGCCGCTGGACCGTGAAACCCTGACCAAGATCAGCATCTGCGTGGTCCTGCTGCTGATCTTCGCCGGTCTGTTCGAACCCCTGGGTTTCATTCTCAGCAGCATCCTGATCGGCATTCCGATGGCACGCCTGTACGGCGGCCGCTGGGTGCCCAGCGCCGTGGTCACCACGCTGATGGCCATCGGTCTGTACCTGCTCTTCGACCGGGTGATGGACGTGC
- a CDS encoding Bug family tripartite tricarboxylate transporter substrate binding protein yields the protein MNPSLRKLALAAGCMLFAGQLLAAASGEPKRPECIAPASPGGGFDLTCKLAQSALVNEKLLTKPMRVTYMPGGVGAVAYNAVVAQRPADAGTLVAWSSGSLLNLAQGKFGRFDESAVRWLAAVGTSYGAIAVKSDSPYKTLDDLVKALKKDPSSVVIGSGGTVGSQDWMQTALIAKAAGINPRDLRYVALEGGGEIATALLGGHIQVGSTDISDSMPHIQSGDMRLLAVFSDKRLDEPEMKDIPTAKEQGYDIVWPVVRGFYLGPKVSDEDYAWWKDAFDKLLASEEFAKLRDQRELFPFAMTGPELDAYVKKQVADYKTLAKEFGLIQ from the coding sequence ATGAACCCATCACTGCGTAAATTGGCCCTCGCCGCCGGCTGTATGCTGTTCGCCGGTCAACTGCTCGCTGCCGCCAGCGGCGAACCCAAGCGCCCGGAATGCATCGCCCCGGCCTCCCCCGGCGGCGGTTTCGACCTGACCTGCAAACTGGCGCAGAGCGCGCTGGTCAACGAAAAGCTGCTGACCAAACCGATGCGCGTGACCTACATGCCCGGCGGTGTCGGCGCGGTGGCCTACAACGCAGTGGTGGCCCAGCGTCCGGCCGACGCCGGCACGCTGGTAGCCTGGTCCAGCGGTTCGCTGCTGAACCTGGCCCAGGGCAAGTTCGGCCGTTTCGATGAAAGCGCGGTGCGCTGGCTGGCCGCGGTCGGCACCAGCTATGGCGCCATCGCAGTGAAGAGCGACTCGCCGTACAAAACCCTCGACGACCTGGTCAAGGCACTGAAGAAAGACCCGAGCTCGGTGGTGATCGGCTCCGGCGGTACCGTCGGCAGCCAGGACTGGATGCAGACCGCGCTGATCGCCAAGGCCGCCGGGATCAACCCGCGCGACCTGCGCTACGTGGCCCTGGAAGGCGGCGGCGAAATCGCCACCGCGCTGCTGGGCGGGCACATCCAGGTCGGCAGTACCGACATCTCCGACTCCATGCCGCACATCCAGAGCGGTGACATGCGCCTGCTGGCGGTGTTCTCCGACAAGCGCCTGGACGAGCCGGAAATGAAGGACATCCCGACCGCCAAGGAGCAAGGCTACGACATCGTCTGGCCAGTGGTGCGCGGCTTCTACCTCGGGCCAAAGGTCAGCGACGAAGACTACGCCTGGTGGAAAGACGCCTTCGACAAGCTGCTGGCTTCCGAAGAGTTCGCCAAGCTGCGCGACCAGCGCGAACTCTTCCCGTTCGCCATGACCGGGCCGGAACTGGACGCCTACGTGAAGAAACAGGTGGCCGACTACAAGACCCTGGCCAAAGAGTTCGGCCTGATCCAGTGA